ATATTGCCATTTCATGCATGTAGCGTGAAAATTGTtcctgtaaatatatttaattaattaaaatcttaatgaAGTTATCAATTACTCAAATCAATTAATAATGAACTAAACATTTCGTTATGCTTATCTAGTTCAATTAGCATAATTACGCACTTATATGATTTATTGACAATATTAAGTGAATTACGAAGcttaatcataattaatattaatttatacgcaacatgtcatgtttctatgttaaTTACTGTATTACAACTTTtgggtaaatatttaaaaggttcTATTTCATAAATGGTTGCATCAATCatgtttatctaaatataataacttggtttaatatttatagtagagccttattaaaaaacaaatacagcCTGAATTAGGCATACGATGTTTCtcgatgtttttattaattattactgttttattatatgcaTAGATTGGGAAAGTAACTCCATATATTAGCTGAAAATGTGCTCATACTCATAAGTACTTAAACCAATATTTTGCACCACAAAACATTGACTGGGAAAAGTCAACATACAATCACAGGTAGAGGTAATAAATACGAAATACTCGGTAACAAGAATAacttaaagatttattttcgtATGCCTGTCGCTACCTGAGAAAAACGTGATTCCAAACGGttcgtgttttaaatatatttagttttttcgtataaataatttatattcatgatCTTGTAGTCGGAGCTTGTTTGCGATGCTTTGTTTCCTTGACAGCCTCTTACTTTCGATAACCTTTTAAAAGATTAATATTCCGtcttatgtatattgtatttatttattgaaacttgAAAGTTTAACGATGTGATTAGTAATAATAGTGGATATAACGATGTAATGGCACGGTTAGGTTTGAAACGGTAAATCATTGCGTCTGCGTATACTCATAAGTCTGTACACATATAACTATAGTTTCAAGTAGAATTCCTTCATAGACTGTAAGGTGATTATTGTTTGCTTGCTGTTGAAGTTATTTGTGTAGGAAACCTTCATCTTCCTTTATGTTCTCTATCAATTCTGACTTgagtgatttatttaaatacttataattgtTAACTTTCGAATATGATtcagttttcaaataaaaaaaaaaacatttacataagCTCGATTAtcgattaaataattatagatttattagataaaacagttttaaagccTAAGATTTTATACCTAAATTGCTACTTTATTTACTAGGTTGGGTACTCTATAGAATAAAGTGAAGTCAAGAACATATCACGGTTGTCGACAAGCATTTTGTATATtacctaatttaaaatacactttAGCCGTAATTTGTCATCGCGTCAGATATTTATCTAGCGTATACCTCAGTTGTTTTAACACCACATTCTAACACTCGCTTCAATCGGATGATAGGTCAGTATGATCTCGACCCTTGATGCATCGATGCAGCGGTGTCGCAACTCGCCTCACTTTCACCTACGTTGCGTCAGTGACGCTGAGCCGCGCAACGCCCCTTCGATAATCATGTGTTACATTATCCTATGAGCTTTTGTTGATGTGTTACAGCTGTATAAATAGATTGATGAACGTGATGTAAAATGTACTAAAGGGCGTATGTGATGTACTGGTTAGGGGAGTTATGCCCTTTTAATATTCGCGTGCCAAGATTGGTTTAGGGATTACTACCTTTGTTATCTGAAAATAGGGTTTAATTTTGATGGATAGGTAATAACTCTGACAATACATTTGGTAGAAAAATACTATTGTGCTCATTACTGAAATTTCTGTGACAGGTCCTAAGGTAAACGGATTTTTTGTCTAGTATGGTTCTTCAAAGAAAAATCTGGTGATTTTTAAAGGAGTTCAgtaaaataacacttttaatacagttgtgtattttgtattaaataacatttcaattaaaGTCTTACATACGTTCTTTCCGAGTATTTACATTGCGTACGCACGTTACGTATGATCTGTAGGCGGCACGTTTTATAACAGCGGACTCGTAGGTCACTTGGTGACATACTTACTCTTTGTTTGTCCTAAGAAAAATGATTCATACACTAgacaaaacacaaaattttgaaggtcaattttgtaagtatttgtCAATTTCGTGTCAAAAGTTGACATTATATTTGACCTTCTGACCTTTATGTACCAAGACTatacaataatttacattagCTTAACAGAAATAGACTTAATCATGTATAATTTAGTATGTTAATGAAGCACGGCCTTGACAATTCGCTTCGATTTACATTGCAAAAAAACAGATACCTAAAATGTCATGTTAATCTAAATATTCATGTAGTGATGGGACACGTGCAGACTTAACttgagtatttattatttttagaaataaaaagaatttaaatttgatattttattgtatttgtataagttaaagttaagtaagtatactagtttaaaaaaaatgattgtatTATGAATCTTATTTGAAAGTAATTTCATAATTCTTCTCTTAGACGTAATCACATTACTAAGCTTgtaaacgtatattttttcgACAAGCAAAAACTCAGTAActataatttaagtaataaatataaaatcacgaTAACAAGAGCAACAATACTTTCTCAAATGCGTTCAGACATGACTGGCGCTCGCgcaaaaaaaaacgtaatagTTGAATGGAAaagtacacaaaaaatatttgcacaacCGTAAGGAACCAATCACAACACTAGTCGTAACGTATCGGTGACGCGAGAATGTGTGCCAACGATTATATAACAGTaacatacttatgtaataaaaaaacttgaTCTGTCGCGCTCTTAGCTGGATGAAAAATACTCTTTTACCTAAATACGCTTTCTAACCGGTGGCAAGTGGCCAGTACGATTTTTGACAAACCTGTTGTACCGGAACTGTTACGTTATGTTGTACCAATAACTGATTGTAACAGGCATATTACAGGTAACGTTAACGATAGTGCTCCTTAATTGTTGTGGGTCAACGCTTTCGTTGCAAACGTAGACACATAAGCGGCTAATTAATGCGCTAACGAAATCATTTCGAAGTTaggtttttgtaatatttgacgaaatttttTCGTTactatgtaattataatatttataggcGCGTTTTGTGTTAATGTtatgcttttgaaaatattataataataagtagtttAGTCAAATTGATCCACATTCCCCTCgcttgtttgtccactatacaAAAATTAATAGCTAAGAAATACtctttaattgaattaaaaaataatacatctcGTATGcgtaaattttacaaaaagcaTGCAAAATATCAATCAGActataaaatcagtttttttactTGTATAGATAAGACTTCCACATGCAGCAACTCTATACCTTTCTAAGACTTATTCCTCTCTTCTATGCTTACTCTTCAACAAAGTAATTTCAGCCACCTAAAGGCGAACATCATACAAGCAATACTAACGAGTTTCTTTTTCTCAGGTGCCCAAAACTTCAAATGCCCGAACAAAGATGGCCAGTATGAAGACCCAGTTCAATGCGACAAGTTCTACGAGTGCGTGGACGGTGTCGCTACCACCAAGCTGTGCCCCGACGGTCTCGTGTTCGACCCCACCATCAGGAAGATCAACAAGTGCGACCAGCCCTTCAATGTAGACTGCGGTGACAGGACTGAACTCCGTAAGTACCTTCTTAAGACCACTTGACCCGTGCTTTTCGTCCCCTTTGATATATTAAAGATAATGTTTGAAAGtcaaaatgaaaatgattatttttgtcattgtttTACACAAGTATATACATCAAGTATTATCAGGAACTTGGACAAAAGAAAAGTACGTAGAGATAGATGATTATACTTTTATTGTTGACCACGAATCGTTTTTAGTAAAAGAAAACGGGTTAAGGCACCGATcacactttattaaaataatgaccGTTTTACGCTTAGGCCCATATTGTGTAGCACAAAACCCTTTTTAAGATTCTCAAATCGAAAACGATTAATTTCTCCTCCCCGACTGTCAAAAAGCCTCTCAAAAAAAGGTGTAAAGTACTTCAAACTCCAAATAAGAAATGACCGTGCATAATATGAGAGTTTTTCCTTATACAGGTTATTGATACAGACTGAAATATATTGCAAGAGCAATAAAAAGAACTAAAGTaatcaataacaaaatgtcGTATGAGGAAAACGTTAATGTATCCTTTCTCGTTAGGAGCCTTGAGGTCGCTTACGACAATTCTTGTGAAGTGAAGGTACCTTTGACCGGCGGTCGGCAGTCACGCCGGCGACTTTCTAGGCCAACCACTACATGTATGTCTATTTGATACTGCGTGTGCAAACTGTCACTCATATACCTACAATACACTTGATATTATCTTATCTAGTAGTATCTGATCGAATAAACTAGAACAGTTGAGATCATGGGGAGAAGCCTAGCAGTGGGATTACGCCGGCTAGCAGTATTAGTATCAGTATCTAACAtcacaaaagaataaaaattaaataccctATAAACTTATACATTAACAATTAatgaattatacaaaaaaaatatcgatatggAAAAATCTACTTGGCGTCGTAGAGTTGGTCTTCCTCGGTACAATCGGAAACGTGCCTAAAAGGCTTTCCACAGAATAAATTTAAGTAGGTTTAAATGTCCTACTGTAACAAACATTTATCTTAAATAGTGCTGCGTTTTATAAAATGAGATCCGTAACAAATTGATTAAACAGAAATGACTGAATTTACGATTGAAATGTATTGCAATTGTCTGTGTCAAATCACAGTTTGTTCATCAATTGATACAGATTTATTTGTAGCTATTTcacatttatacaataaatagaagcattattattgttatcaatTAGTGATGGAAGTCTtcctaatttaatattaatttattggctTTTAAACGATCACGGAACAGAATTACAAGCAATATTATTTCATGTTTCCGACTATAAGAAATTATCTCATGAATGTCGGTATTTTATAATTCTGTCGCATTTCTTAAATAAGACGTATTTTAAATGGAATGTAATAGACGGATTACTGCGTAAGAACGCAAGAATGCAGTGACAAAATGTTCGTGTCTTGGATATTAAGTAGTTATTCAATGTAGGATCATCGGCCAAAACGTACGCCTGCTTTGCAAAAAGCACTTACACGGTGATGGATAGCCGTGGCATCgttaaatgacaaaaataaaataaaactaattaaaaggGAAAACAGCAAAGCTTGAAATAActgaatttaaattacttacattgtcaaagttgaaagtaaaaaaactatttataaacatCCGGAACTAAGGCAAATGGCAGGCGTAGGAAATTTAAAATGGCTGCCGAGAACTCTTGCCGTCATAACAGTGTGAAAGAAACCGAATCGAATTGACTTCCTCATTTACGGAATGCAATTGTCATTTCCCATTTGACCGTCAGAACTCAAGGTTGAACCGCTCCCAGACATTTCTAGTCAAGAAGCATTTCAGGTTTGGAATAAAGACTCGAATTTTTAAAAGTCGTTTGCATTGGCAAGCTTTATGCAACGAATGTCGGGTCGTCTTAATTAGTGGCCGTGATGTGCAACGACTGATTTATGAACCGATGCAATAggtcaattaaaattattgttttatatttatttttgcgttGTTTAGCACTGCGTATAATACCAAAAACAAGGTCTCTTTGGTGCGTCtatttgtttgcaataaattaaaaatcttctGAACGAATTATCCTAAGATCTTCACCAAGAGATAAAGCGATTTTAGAAAAGggtgttattgtatttataagatTTATGGTTTAACTCGGGTCAAAGATGGGCCGCTTGTTTCTTTATACAGTCtcaagttttaaaagtttacacAATTACATGTTCATCACATAAATTATCGTTCATTCGGAAATGAAAAGTTTGCGGACATCGACATGGCTACCCAATGACCTTTAGTTCGGAATGTAGTTACCGCAGTGTCGGATACCTATTTCCAGAAGTAACTTTGTAATTGCATTGAGAAATATAGTCATTAACAACTTCATTACACTGTGTGGTTAAAGATATAAATCTTGAGCCCTGTAAGCCTGCACAATTTATATTCCTTCAAGTTTTTATCCTTACGAGTTTTGGAATTCATTTTCTATCACCGATAAAAAGTTTGAAAGGTATCGAAATGTGCAACTTTTAGCTGTGTGTGAGTATCTTAATTCAAAAAGGTTGTATCTCGCATTAGAAAAACCTTCGACATATTGCCTTTTGCAAATAAGACTCAACGTTCCAAACCCGATTACTAACGTGATATTTTCTTCTACAGAACCTGCCAAGCCCAACAACCAGTGCCCCCGTCGCAACGGTTTCTTCGCCCACCCTGACCCCTCCGTGTGCAACATCTTCTACAACTGTATCGAGGGAGACGCGACTGAAGTCAAGTGTACCGCCGGCCTGCACTTCGATGAGTACTCCGGTACCTGCGTGTGGCCCGACTCTGCCGGCAGACAGGGATGCCAAGCTCAAGAGAGTAAGTAACAATTTTAACAACAACAATTTTAGAATTATTCAGTCTTTGTTACAATAAGAAGGTTTCCTTTAAAAGGACAGGGTTTGTTCCGCTGAAAATATGACTTTTGTTCCGTTAATGAATAGATTGCTATTAGCGATAAAACATGATTCAGAGTTATCTTCTAAATATAGAACTTCAAAATTCAGAATGCGAACTACGCGATCTAAGGCTTTGATTAGAAATAGACAAAATAAACCTAAGACTAAAAGCAATAGTAGCCCATCCggcaagaaaaatgttacattatttacgaaagcAAAAATCAAACGCTACCACTTTCAACAGGTATATTTCTAATAGTCAGGTAGAAAAACTCTTTAATCTAAACTTCATAATTCACCTTTCAGAGAAGACCAAGGACGGTTTCGAGTGCCCCAAGGAGCAGCAAGTAGACGCTCAAGGCCAGATCGTCGCCCACCCCAAGTTCGCGCACCCCACTGACTGCCAGCGTTTCTACGTGTGCCTCAACGGCATCGAGCCCCGTGACCTCGGCTGCCAGGTCGGAGAGGTCTACAATGAGGAGTCCCAGAAATGTGACGCCCCTGAGAATGTGCGCGGATGGTGAGtacaaacaattaatatatCATACATTTCGCTGTTCTTATTGTATGATGAATAGGTATGCGTAAATGTGGATAGTATGTTACGTTATCGATAAGGTAGCCATATGCAAAAGTAGTGAGTTATGCGCTGACTTCAATTTATGAACATTGCTATCAGTATGTCATTCCTCGACCATATCAAATCTTTTTCGAAActgaattgaaaatgtattttttttttcatattttcaactaattttaaatcaatCCTTATTTTCTGTTGGTGTTGTTTCTTCTCtgaaacatattaaaattatatttttttctttttacagcGAGGACTGGTACAAGGACTCAGAGGAAGCGGCGCCCGGCCCCAAAGCGAGGAATTAAACCTCTTTAGTGATATGATATTGTAGTTGTATGCTAAGACTTAATaagttaaatacattataagttaaacaatatttgtatgcattttattttacacaccttatataaaaatactttacaagCAAACTGAAAGTTACATAGTGGTGTTTAACTCCATCGCATAACTGCACTTTACCTAACAGTAAAATCATAATACTAAGGAAACACATATATCgatttaattattcattcatttaatgATGAACtgattattaataatgaaatgacTGATGACATATTTATGTAAGTCTAATGTTACTAAAATTGACATCATTGTCAAGGCAAAAAAATGTTGAAGGCATTCCAACAACTTAGATTAGTAACAAGTATAAATGTTACAGATAGAATAATTATCAAAAGACATATTATTTATGGAACGATATTAAAATTTCGCAATTCAAATATCTGCACCACAGTAGAAGTAGTATATTATTACAAACGAGTTACTTTGTAAAAGCAGATAGGTCATATTCAGATAATATTAAGAGGAGAGAACTATTCAacactaaatataatttacaaaccagatttattgattaataattaagaaagattttttgattaataatatttgtaatatcaatAAACGAATGTTgattcaaatctatactaatattataaagctgaagagtttgtttgtttgtttgaacgcgctaatctcaggaactactggtccgatttgaaaaattatttcagtgttagatagcccaattattgaggaaggctttaggctatatatcatcccgctacgaccaataggagcagagtaccagtaaaaaatgttacaaaaacgaggaaaattatgacctattctctctcaGGCGACGCAATCGAAGTTAGCTAGTGTGACATAAATAAGATTTTCGGCTGAGATGATAATAATGATgatcatattttgatattattattataggaaaaCGTTTCCGCTCATGTGTCCGTCTGCTTATAAACTCAAACACTTCTGAAATGAACATTTATAATACGATTTCTCCAACAAATATACTGATTTATGTAGAAGTTTCTAGTATTCAACTGACCTAGCTGAAATATGATGATTGGTTGAAtacgtataaataatatgaaactcCTTAAGATAAACCTATAATATTATCCAAAATTTTTACtacattgattttattgtaaaagataattaaataaattcagtattttttatttaaattctacaaTTAATAGAGGAACTACGACACTCTAACCACACAATACGAGACTGAAATACACCATAAATATAAACATGCATCaaatcacacctgttatacggaaggtgtaggcagagatgtatgaataCATGCGCCACATGTACAATGTCAGTAACAGGggtgagtctattgccatattatATTGGGCACGTCATCAAACTCAGCCaggtcgatctaattgttttaaacgtaaaatatttttaatattggcatgataataacttatgtaataacttaagacagaaggacctttatgtagagactaaatagattaaccgacttggtattacaaggatctcacaactttttgcGGCAGAGAGACTGAACTGCGAGACTTGAGTTTTTTTACATGATGTTTTTGATTGCATCTATTTTAGTCCTACAATAATTACTCGTACCATGACACTTTTACCAcgcaatattaattaaaatacaaacaaaaaatgcaaCAGACAAAACAAAAGTCCGTGTAAATTCAAAACTCCTGAACAAAAAGAGACAATACTATTCAGACAATAGAAAGTATGAGCAACCCCTTATTGTATACTTGTATGCAACATCACACATATTATATGACAATGTATGATTAGTCACATGTAATCTAAGCTTTCTGTCGTTAACATGTAACTGTGTCAAAGACAATAAGCTCTCAGAATTcttattgtgtatctcagttgacaactagtaaACGTTAATTTGATATATAATGCAACTATGCAGGACGAAACATGCTAATCACAGTGATTTAGGAAACAAGCAAATGTAAAACAGagtggcttttaaatagttgtcaactgagatacgcaaTAGCttccagtagcgcgattctatactgtcggtaatgtcgagtatcgaaagtttgacatttagaatgtcctgccaaaacatttcctacgacgcTCGTCTGAGgcgctgtagctcgattctctactactattgactaccgacaaccgacctgtcatcgagaaattttgtatgaaaatctgatcagcgcctctgacgggcgtcgtaggaaaagTTTTGACAGGACATTCTAAGTGTCaacatttcgatagctagccggttgtcggtagtcgatagtggtagagaattgaggtactgatcagattttcatacaaaatttctcgatgacaggtcggttgtcggtagtcgatagtagtagagaatcgagccacaAAAATCAGTTCCCATTGCATGTAGGTGAAGAGTTGGGTGCATCAAACGTTCAACAATATATCGCGTGATAGAGCAAACTGACATTAAGATTATTTTAGAATTTCTCTGTTAGCTAAGGTTTAAATCGTTTAGCCTTTCAAAAATGATCGAGTAATGAAGATGTGACCTTATAGTACTTAAAAGGTGGttggcaatttttttaaattaagtcaCGCTATTCCTGTGAGATAAATTCTATAGCATGTTCATAATCAGATCCTGGGTGTATACCTACCGACAATTTTAAACGTCGGTAGGaaataaatacctttatttCCTACCGACGTTTTAAAAGAACTAGCGCTGAAATTTAGTACGTAGATTTAAATCGATAAACTCGATAGTCGATAGGATAGTCTttggcaaataaaaatatgtgatatCGTGTAGTTAAATTGTCTCTCATAAAAAGGGGCTTTCTCGATGCCAGtattataaagaagaaataatGATAAAGAGGATTTACCTTAAGAACTACAGGTTCTTGTTGTACGTAAAATAGTAATATCCATCAGCCAATAGCCTTACGAAGCTATTAGACACGGCACCTACAAACTATACCTAC
Above is a window of Anticarsia gemmatalis isolate Benzon Research Colony breed Stoneville strain chromosome 2, ilAntGemm2 primary, whole genome shotgun sequence DNA encoding:
- the LOC142984531 gene encoding protein obstructor-E-like, encoding MKVFIVLTAITAIASAQNFKCPNKDGQYEDPVQCDKFYECVDGVATTKLCPDGLVFDPTIRKINKCDQPFNVDCGDRTELQPAKPNNQCPRRNGFFAHPDPSVCNIFYNCIEGDATEVKCTAGLHFDEYSGTCVWPDSAGRQGCQAQEKKTKDGFECPKEQQVDAQGQIVAHPKFAHPTDCQRFYVCLNGIEPRDLGCQVGEVYNEESQKCDAPENVRGCEDWYKDSEEAAPGPKARN